A genomic region of Populus nigra chromosome 11, ddPopNigr1.1, whole genome shotgun sequence contains the following coding sequences:
- the LOC133668189 gene encoding co-chaperone protein p23-2-like — MSRHPEVLWAQRSDKVYLTIALPDAKDVSVKCEGGGLFSFSAVGVQGESFDFSLELFGNIVPEGSKTKVGLRNIICSIQKEEKVWWKRLLKSDGKPAPYIKVDWNKWFDEDDEKSASDASDDNNAGYEKDDGSSEDEGMLYLPDLEKARGN; from the exons ATGAG TCGGCACCCTGAGGTTCTGTGGGCTCAGAGATCAGACAAGGTTTACTTGACGATTGCATTACCTGATGCTAAAGACGTATCAGTGAAATGTGAAGGTGGAGGGTTATTTAGTTTCTCTGCTGTTGGGGTTCAAGGCGAATCCTTTGATTTCAGTTTGGAACTCTTTGGAAACATTGTTCCTgag GGTTCTAAAACTAAGGTTGGGTTGAGGAACATTATATGCTCAATccagaaagaagagaaagtcTGGTGGAAAAGGCTGTTAAAATCTGATGGGAAGCCTGCTCCTTACATTAAGGTGGATTGGAACAAGTGGTTTGATGAGGATGATGAAAAGTCAGCTT CTGATGCCTCTGATGACAATAATGCTGgg TATGAAAAAGATGATGGGAGCAGTGAGGATGAAGGAATGCTTT ATCTTCCTGATCTTGAGAAGGCAAGGGGAAATTGA